In Arthrobacter sp. UKPF54-2, the following are encoded in one genomic region:
- the ruvX gene encoding Holliday junction resolvase RuvX, with amino-acid sequence MTDSAVPGAYPQGVKLGVDVGTVRVGVAVCDRDGILATPLRTLARNVKKNTDVRLLAKLAVELEAVEIFVGLPRTMKGEEHASARMATEYAKLLVSTLLEVGSGVPVRLVDERLSTVSAHRDLHQAGMSSRDHRKVVDQVAAAGILQHAIDMQKARGTDVGNRVSADLPPGPTGGGDNAAPAVHMHSAQRILHKTEGYSEPGQP; translated from the coding sequence ATGACTGACTCCGCGGTGCCCGGCGCCTACCCCCAGGGCGTGAAACTCGGGGTAGACGTGGGCACCGTGCGGGTAGGCGTCGCGGTCTGCGACCGTGACGGTATCCTCGCGACGCCCCTGCGGACGCTGGCCCGGAACGTGAAGAAGAACACCGACGTGCGGCTCCTCGCGAAGCTCGCGGTGGAACTCGAGGCGGTGGAGATCTTTGTCGGCCTGCCGCGCACCATGAAGGGCGAAGAACACGCTTCCGCGAGAATGGCCACCGAGTATGCCAAGCTACTGGTCAGTACATTATTGGAGGTCGGATCCGGCGTGCCGGTGAGGCTGGTCGACGAGCGGCTGAGCACGGTTTCAGCCCACCGGGACCTGCACCAAGCTGGCATGAGCAGCAGGGACCACCGTAAAGTAGTGGATCAGGTTGCGGCAGCAGGTATTCTGCAGCATGCGATCGATATGCAAAAGGCCAGGGGAACGGATGTAGGCAACCGCGTCAGCGCGGACCTCCCTCCGGGGCCGACCGGAGGCGGCGACAACGCCGCCCCGGCAGTACACATGCATTCTGCACAACGCATTCTGCACAAAACGGAAGGCTACAGTGAGCCCGGTCAACCATGA
- the aspS gene encoding aspartate--tRNA ligase produces MLRTHDLGSLRSEHIGQTVTLAGWVGRRRDHGGVAFVDLRDASGVAQVVVREEEVFHGLRNEFVLQVIGTVAKRPEGNENPALATGEIEVMAEKVTILNTSDPLPFQIDEHVEVGEEARLKHRYLDLRRPGPARNLRLRSEANRVARELLHQDGYVEIETPTLTRSTPEGARDFVVPARLAPGSWYALPQSPQLFKQLLQVGGFEKYYQIARCYRDEDFRADRQPEFTQLDIEASFVEQDDIITLGESIVKALWKLIDVEIPTPIQRITYNDAMARYGSDKPDLRFGLELTELTEFFKDTNFGVFKAPYVGAVVMPGGASQARRALDAWQEWAKQRGAKGLAYVLFKEDGELAGPVAKNLTETERAGLADAVGAKPGDCIFFAAGEKTPSRALLGAARVEIGHRTGLINPSDWAFCWVVDAPMFEPAAAAVASGDVAVGGGKWTAVHHAFTSPKPEFMDSFDTDPETALAYAYDIVCNGNEIGGGSIRIHQGDIQERVFKVMGLSHEDAQEKFGFLLEGFKFGAPPHGGIAFGWDRVVSLLAGVDSIRDVIAFPKSGGGYDPLTQAPAPITAQQRKEAGVDFKPQDKKDDGTK; encoded by the coding sequence GTGCTGCGCACCCACGACCTCGGATCCCTTCGCTCCGAGCACATTGGACAAACCGTAACCCTCGCCGGCTGGGTCGGCCGGCGTCGTGACCACGGTGGTGTCGCATTCGTGGACCTGCGCGACGCTTCGGGCGTCGCCCAGGTGGTCGTCCGCGAAGAGGAGGTCTTCCACGGCCTCCGCAACGAATTCGTGCTGCAGGTCATCGGCACCGTCGCCAAGCGCCCCGAAGGCAACGAGAACCCGGCGCTGGCCACCGGCGAAATCGAGGTCATGGCGGAGAAGGTCACCATCCTCAACACCTCCGATCCGCTGCCGTTCCAGATCGACGAGCACGTTGAAGTGGGCGAGGAAGCCCGCCTCAAGCACCGCTACCTGGACCTGCGCCGACCGGGCCCGGCACGCAACCTGCGCCTGCGCTCCGAGGCCAACCGGGTGGCCCGCGAACTGCTGCACCAGGACGGTTACGTCGAGATCGAGACGCCCACGCTGACGCGTTCGACGCCGGAAGGTGCCCGCGACTTCGTCGTTCCCGCCCGCCTGGCGCCGGGATCCTGGTACGCGCTCCCGCAGTCCCCGCAGCTGTTCAAGCAGCTCCTGCAGGTGGGCGGCTTCGAGAAGTACTACCAGATTGCCCGCTGCTACCGCGACGAGGACTTCCGCGCCGACCGCCAGCCGGAGTTCACCCAGCTCGACATCGAAGCCAGCTTCGTCGAGCAGGATGACATCATCACGCTCGGCGAAAGCATCGTGAAGGCGCTGTGGAAGCTGATCGACGTCGAGATCCCCACCCCGATCCAGCGCATCACCTACAACGACGCGATGGCCCGCTACGGCTCGGACAAGCCCGACCTGCGCTTCGGCCTGGAGCTCACCGAGCTGACCGAGTTCTTCAAGGACACCAACTTCGGCGTCTTCAAGGCGCCCTACGTGGGCGCCGTCGTTATGCCCGGCGGCGCCTCGCAGGCCCGCCGCGCCCTGGACGCCTGGCAGGAATGGGCCAAGCAGCGCGGCGCCAAGGGCCTGGCCTACGTCCTGTTCAAGGAAGACGGCGAACTTGCCGGCCCGGTGGCCAAGAACCTGACCGAGACCGAGCGTGCAGGCCTGGCCGACGCCGTCGGCGCCAAGCCCGGCGACTGCATCTTCTTTGCCGCCGGCGAGAAGACCCCGTCCCGCGCACTGCTTGGCGCGGCCCGCGTCGAGATCGGCCACCGCACCGGCCTGATCAACCCGAGCGACTGGGCCTTCTGCTGGGTCGTCGACGCGCCGATGTTCGAACCGGCGGCAGCCGCCGTCGCGTCCGGCGACGTGGCCGTCGGCGGCGGCAAGTGGACGGCAGTGCACCACGCCTTCACCTCGCCCAAGCCCGAATTCATGGACAGCTTCGACACCGATCCGGAAACCGCGCTGGCGTACGCCTATGACATCGTGTGCAACGGCAACGAAATCGGCGGCGGCTCCATCCGTATCCACCAGGGTGACATCCAGGAGCGCGTCTTCAAGGTCATGGGCCTCTCGCACGAGGACGCCCAGGAGAAGTTCGGCTTCCTGCTCGAGGGCTTCAAGTTCGGCGCGCCCCCGCACGGCGGCATCGCGTTCGGCTGGGACCGCGTGGTTTCGCTGCTCGCCGGCGTCGACTCGATCCGCGACGTCATCGCGTTCCCGAAGTCCGGCGGCGGCTACGACCCGCTGACCCAGGCGCCGGCGCCCATCACGGCGCAGCAGCGCAAGGAGGCCGGCGTCGACTTCAAACCGCAGGACAAGAAGGACGACGGCACCAAGTAG
- the rpsD gene encoding 30S ribosomal protein S4 codes for MANNTRARRTARLSRALGIALTPKAAKYMERRPYGPGEHGRARKKQDSDYAVRLREKQRLRAQYGIREAQMTRAFEEARRTKGLTGENLIELLEMRLDALVLRAGFARTIAQARQLVVHRHILVDGIRVDRPSFRVGEGQLVHVHSRSETMPPFQVAAAGAHRDVLPMVPAYLDVKLDALQARLVRRPKRSEIPVTCEEQLVVEFYAR; via the coding sequence GTGGCTAACAACACTCGTGCTCGCCGTACCGCACGCCTCTCGCGTGCACTCGGCATTGCTCTGACCCCCAAGGCCGCCAAGTACATGGAGCGCCGCCCGTACGGCCCCGGTGAGCATGGCCGTGCCCGCAAGAAGCAGGACTCCGACTACGCCGTACGTCTGCGCGAAAAGCAGCGTCTGCGCGCCCAGTACGGCATCCGCGAAGCCCAGATGACCCGTGCCTTCGAAGAAGCACGCCGCACCAAGGGCCTGACCGGTGAAAACCTGATCGAACTGCTCGAAATGCGTCTCGACGCCCTCGTGCTGCGTGCCGGCTTCGCCCGCACCATCGCCCAGGCCCGCCAGCTGGTTGTGCACCGTCACATCCTGGTTGACGGCATCCGCGTTGACCGCCCGTCTTTCCGCGTCGGTGAGGGCCAGCTGGTCCACGTCCACAGCCGCAGCGAGACCATGCCTCCGTTCCAGGTGGCAGCAGCCGGCGCGCACCGCGACGTCCTTCCGATGGTTCCGGCCTACCTGGACGTCAAGCTCGACGCCCTGCAGGCACGCCTGGTCCGTCGCCCCAAGCGCTCCGAAATCCCCGTGACCTGCGAAGAGCAGCTCGTCGTGGAATTCTACGCACGCTAG
- a CDS encoding GNAT family N-acetyltransferase, protein MDAAWPAADRDECGGWVLRAASGVTQRANSVWPREPGDDAHAQLAALRDARLWYRARRLPLIFQVFDGPRFAPLNAVLDAEGFTRQSETLVMVRGVSTAAADRGVEISTEPSAEWLRLWWSVDGRGGAEALDVARGILTGCPSLYALVRDGDGAPAAVGRLALPDAESGIPRLGGLYSMATRPDARRQGHGSAVLQALLGEGARLGLAGYWLLVTAANAGAQQLYARAGFAESCRYLYRQERPKRHLTGC, encoded by the coding sequence ATGGACGCCGCGTGGCCCGCCGCCGACCGGGACGAGTGCGGCGGCTGGGTGCTCCGCGCCGCCTCCGGCGTGACGCAGCGCGCCAACTCGGTGTGGCCCCGGGAGCCGGGAGACGATGCCCACGCACAGCTGGCGGCGCTCCGGGACGCCCGGCTCTGGTACCGGGCCCGCCGCCTGCCGCTGATCTTCCAGGTCTTCGACGGGCCGCGGTTTGCGCCGCTCAACGCCGTGCTCGACGCCGAGGGGTTCACCCGCCAGTCCGAAACTCTGGTCATGGTGCGCGGCGTTTCTACCGCGGCGGCCGATCGCGGCGTGGAGATCTCAACGGAGCCCTCGGCGGAGTGGCTGCGGCTCTGGTGGAGCGTGGACGGGCGCGGCGGCGCCGAGGCCCTGGACGTCGCCCGCGGCATCCTGACCGGTTGCCCCTCGCTGTACGCCCTCGTGCGCGACGGCGACGGCGCCCCGGCCGCCGTCGGACGGCTCGCCCTGCCCGACGCCGAATCCGGCATTCCCCGCCTCGGCGGCCTGTACTCCATGGCAACCCGCCCCGACGCCCGGCGGCAGGGCCATGGCAGTGCGGTGCTGCAGGCGTTGCTGGGGGAGGGGGCGCGCCTGGGCCTGGCCGGCTACTGGCTCCTCGTCACGGCGGCCAATGCCGGGGCGCAGCAGCTCTACGCCCGGGCGGGCTTCGCGGAGTCCTGCCGCTACCTGTACCGACAGGAACGGCCCAAGCGGCACCTGACAGGTTGCTAA
- a CDS encoding acVLRF1 family peptidyl-tRNA hydrolase, translating to MASPDTRMAFVSGGRLPGWVERFGASHGQLREVPDDGGLRLLAADGTAALLQPPWPEGGRPGRGEDAVARLASLAGQPRRLGLVLVRRGGYSVAVVSEGRVLASKTGTRHVQSRTAAGGWSQQRFARRRANQADALVEAVAEHAARIFADHSVEYLIPGGDRTLAEQVLAEPVLKGYSVLVRLPFLDVPDPRASVLKKAAADACAVRIVVTDPPS from the coding sequence ATGGCCAGCCCCGACACCCGTATGGCGTTCGTCTCCGGCGGCCGGCTGCCCGGCTGGGTGGAACGGTTCGGCGCCAGCCACGGGCAACTGCGCGAGGTGCCGGACGACGGCGGCCTGCGGCTGCTGGCGGCCGACGGAACCGCCGCGCTGCTGCAGCCGCCGTGGCCCGAGGGCGGGCGGCCCGGCCGCGGCGAGGATGCCGTGGCACGGCTCGCGTCGCTGGCCGGGCAGCCGCGGCGGCTTGGCCTGGTCCTGGTGCGCCGCGGCGGGTACTCCGTGGCGGTGGTATCCGAGGGCCGGGTGCTCGCGTCCAAGACCGGAACCCGGCACGTGCAGTCCCGCACGGCAGCCGGCGGCTGGTCCCAGCAGCGCTTCGCCCGGCGCCGCGCGAACCAGGCCGACGCCCTGGTGGAGGCAGTCGCCGAACACGCGGCCCGGATCTTCGCGGACCACAGCGTCGAGTACCTCATTCCGGGCGGCGACCGGACCCTGGCCGAGCAGGTCCTCGCCGAACCCGTGCTGAAGGGCTATTCGGTGCTGGTGCGGCTGCCGTTCCTGGACGTCCCGGACCCGCGCGCGTCGGTGCTGAAGAAGGCCGCGGCCGACGCCTGCGCGGTCCGGATCGTGGTGACGGATCCGCCGTCGTAG
- the mltG gene encoding endolytic transglycosylase MltG: protein MSPVNHDDSSGVANSGAGRPLTRKEIRAQEKSLATQGHDVIPPQAFETGRETPDATPASAAAPEAPREPAAAPELPDASPTVHEPLHEEPVHDEPVHEEPVHQRVDQDPAPVHEEPAYEAVEEPLHEEPAYEAVEAPVHEYSGGMSREETLRRADELQYGYDSHHEADYAPGYATHPDDEGHHAYDDGAGHTLMAGAASIPTAKGPSKKVRRRRRFLALVLTLTVFVVAIVVGAQFIKPLLGGDTVADYPGPGTGEVTITVPPGAGPKSVATDLQSKQVIANPDSFLKQFAASGGALSPGTFTMRKEMSNSDAVAALLNKDQGKVMYFALSAGMRLNESLQAISQGTGVSVTELKALSDSPAQFGVPAKAKNLEGFLFPGEYRFPVGTSAKDVLAKLVGSTLDELKSQGVTDPNKQYDAVTVASIVQAEGGQAEYGDVAGAIYNRLKPNNTETNGLIQSDATVTYGLGIRSFHIDEAQKADKSNPYNTYANTGLPAGPIGSPGKTAIDAAAKPKTNDYLYWVTINLDTKETKFSKTLAEHNGYVAKYNAWCEANPGRCV from the coding sequence GTGAGCCCGGTCAACCATGACGACTCCTCTGGTGTTGCCAACAGCGGCGCCGGCCGTCCGCTGACGCGCAAGGAAATCAGGGCGCAGGAAAAGTCCCTGGCCACCCAGGGTCACGACGTCATCCCGCCCCAGGCCTTCGAGACCGGGCGCGAGACGCCCGACGCGACGCCAGCTTCAGCCGCGGCCCCCGAGGCCCCGCGCGAACCCGCCGCTGCACCGGAATTGCCCGATGCCTCGCCGACGGTCCACGAGCCCTTGCACGAGGAGCCGGTTCACGACGAGCCCGTGCACGAGGAGCCGGTTCACCAGCGGGTCGACCAGGATCCCGCGCCCGTGCACGAGGAGCCGGCCTACGAGGCCGTTGAAGAGCCCCTGCACGAGGAACCGGCCTACGAGGCCGTTGAGGCGCCCGTGCACGAGTACTCCGGGGGCATGTCCCGCGAAGAGACCCTGCGCCGCGCCGACGAGCTGCAGTACGGCTACGACTCCCACCACGAGGCCGACTACGCCCCGGGTTACGCGACTCACCCTGACGATGAAGGCCATCATGCGTACGACGACGGAGCCGGCCACACGCTGATGGCCGGAGCCGCGTCCATCCCCACCGCCAAGGGCCCGTCCAAGAAGGTCCGCCGGCGCCGCCGCTTCCTCGCCCTTGTCCTGACGCTGACCGTCTTTGTGGTCGCGATCGTCGTCGGGGCCCAGTTCATCAAACCCCTGCTCGGCGGCGACACCGTGGCCGACTACCCGGGTCCGGGCACCGGCGAAGTGACCATCACCGTGCCGCCCGGCGCCGGCCCCAAGTCCGTCGCCACCGACCTGCAATCCAAGCAGGTCATCGCGAACCCGGACTCCTTCCTCAAGCAGTTCGCCGCCTCCGGCGGAGCGCTGAGCCCGGGCACCTTCACCATGCGCAAGGAAATGAGCAACTCGGACGCCGTGGCCGCGCTGCTGAACAAGGACCAGGGCAAGGTCATGTACTTCGCACTGAGCGCCGGCATGCGCCTGAACGAGTCGCTCCAGGCCATCTCCCAGGGCACCGGGGTTTCCGTGACGGAACTGAAGGCGCTTAGTGATTCCCCGGCCCAATTCGGCGTTCCGGCCAAGGCCAAGAACCTCGAAGGCTTCCTGTTCCCCGGCGAATACCGGTTCCCGGTCGGGACCAGCGCCAAGGACGTGCTGGCGAAGCTCGTCGGCAGCACGCTCGATGAGCTGAAGTCCCAGGGGGTCACCGATCCCAACAAGCAGTACGACGCCGTCACCGTCGCGAGTATCGTGCAGGCCGAAGGCGGCCAGGCCGAGTACGGTGATGTGGCCGGCGCGATCTACAACCGGCTCAAGCCCAACAACACTGAGACGAACGGCCTGATCCAGTCCGACGCCACGGTGACCTACGGGCTGGGTATCCGGAGCTTCCACATCGACGAGGCGCAGAAGGCCGACAAGTCCAACCCGTACAACACGTACGCCAACACCGGCCTGCCGGCCGGCCCGATCGGTTCGCCGGGCAAGACGGCTATCGATGCCGCCGCCAAGCCCAAGACCAACGATTACCTCTACTGGGTGACCATCAACCTGGACACCAAGGAGACGAAGTTCTCCAAGACCCTGGCGGAGCACAACGGCTACGTGGCCAAGTACAACGCCTGGTGCGAGGCTAACCCCGGACGCTGCGTGTGA
- a CDS encoding replication-associated recombination protein A, with product MDDLFGAGQDNASAHDDGDAEESGAGSPAGTPARSAPRSPLAVRMRPRSLDDVVGQQHLLGQGSPLRQLAAGSDATGPAGPSSLILWGPPGTGKTTLAHVIAKGPGRKFVELSAITAGVKDVRRVMDEALTARDLYKTTTVLFLDEIHRFNKAQQDALLPGVENRWVVLVAATTENPSFSVVSPLLSRSLLLTLKPLTDADVEGLLLRAAADPRGLGGKVELDGEAMAHLVRLSGGDARRALTALEAAAGVAFGDADDADGPGGAAAETPVRIELKHTERALDVASVRYDRAGDQHYDVASAFIKSIRGSDVDAALHYLARMLEAGEDPRFVARRIVISAAEDVGMADPTALQTAVAAAQAVQLIGMPEGRIILAEAVVHLATAPKSNAAYMGINQAIADVRAGLGNGIPAHLRDAHYPGSKQLGHGKGYKYAHDAPHAVATQQYPPDDLVGRNYYEPTGNGAERDISTRLERLRKIIRGK from the coding sequence GTGGATGATCTCTTTGGCGCAGGGCAGGACAACGCGTCCGCACACGACGACGGCGACGCCGAAGAGTCCGGCGCCGGCTCCCCGGCCGGCACCCCCGCCCGCTCCGCGCCGCGCAGTCCGCTCGCGGTCCGGATGCGGCCGCGCAGCCTGGACGACGTCGTGGGCCAGCAGCACCTCCTCGGCCAGGGCTCGCCGCTGCGCCAGCTCGCGGCCGGCAGCGACGCCACCGGCCCGGCCGGGCCCAGCTCGCTGATCCTCTGGGGACCACCGGGCACCGGTAAGACCACCCTGGCGCACGTGATCGCCAAGGGCCCGGGCCGCAAATTCGTCGAACTCTCCGCGATCACCGCCGGGGTCAAGGACGTCCGCCGTGTTATGGACGAGGCCCTCACCGCACGGGACCTCTACAAGACCACCACCGTGCTGTTCCTGGACGAGATCCACCGCTTTAACAAGGCCCAGCAGGACGCGCTGCTGCCCGGCGTCGAGAACCGCTGGGTGGTCCTTGTCGCCGCCACCACGGAAAACCCCTCGTTCTCCGTGGTCTCGCCGCTGCTGTCCCGGTCCCTGCTGCTCACCCTCAAGCCGCTGACCGACGCCGACGTCGAGGGGCTGCTGCTCCGCGCCGCGGCGGACCCCCGCGGCCTGGGCGGCAAGGTGGAGCTCGACGGCGAGGCGATGGCCCACCTGGTCCGGCTCTCCGGCGGAGACGCGCGCCGGGCGCTCACGGCCCTGGAGGCCGCCGCCGGCGTCGCGTTCGGGGACGCGGACGACGCCGACGGGCCCGGCGGCGCCGCCGCGGAAACCCCGGTCAGGATCGAGCTCAAGCACACCGAGCGGGCCCTCGACGTTGCGTCGGTGCGCTACGACCGCGCCGGAGACCAGCACTACGACGTCGCCAGTGCCTTCATCAAGTCCATCCGCGGCTCCGACGTCGACGCCGCGCTGCACTACCTGGCCCGCATGCTGGAGGCGGGGGAGGACCCCCGGTTCGTGGCCCGGCGCATCGTGATCTCCGCCGCCGAGGACGTGGGTATGGCCGACCCCACCGCGCTGCAGACCGCAGTGGCCGCGGCCCAGGCGGTGCAGCTGATCGGTATGCCCGAGGGCCGGATCATCCTGGCCGAGGCCGTGGTCCACCTCGCAACCGCGCCAAAGTCCAACGCCGCCTACATGGGCATCAACCAGGCGATCGCCGACGTCCGCGCCGGCCTGGGCAACGGCATCCCCGCACACCTGCGCGACGCCCACTACCCCGGGTCCAAGCAGTTGGGCCACGGCAAGGGCTACAAGTACGCTCACGACGCACCGCACGCCGTCGCCACCCAGCAGTACCCGCCGGATGACCTGGTGGGCCGGAACTACTATGAACCCACCGGCAACGGCGCCGAACGCGACATCTCCACCCGGCTGGAACGGCTGCGGAAGATCATCCGGGGCAAGTGA
- a CDS encoding DUF948 domain-containing protein has translation MSGGDIAGLIAAGVFALLVLLLAVPILKLGGVFDEVRSSIRSISDGATPLMDEVTATVSTTNQQLKKVDGIASNVSDASANISALSSLVAATVGSPLIKVAAFSYGVRSAFSARKKPATGRRSR, from the coding sequence ATGTCTGGTGGCGATATTGCCGGCCTGATCGCGGCCGGAGTGTTTGCACTGCTGGTCCTGCTGCTCGCCGTCCCGATCCTCAAGCTCGGGGGCGTGTTCGACGAGGTGCGCAGCAGCATCCGCTCGATCAGCGACGGCGCCACCCCGCTCATGGATGAAGTCACCGCCACCGTCTCCACCACCAACCAGCAGCTGAAGAAAGTCGACGGCATCGCGTCCAACGTCTCGGACGCCTCGGCCAACATTTCGGCGCTGTCCTCGCTGGTCGCCGCGACCGTCGGCTCACCGCTGATCAAGGTCGCCGCATTCAGCTACGGCGTACGCTCCGCGTTCTCAGCCCGCAAAAAGCCCGCCACCGGCCGCCGCAGCCGCTGA
- the alaS gene encoding alanine--tRNA ligase, whose amino-acid sequence MKSQEITKRWIDFFVSKGHTAVPSASLVSSDPSLLFTVAGMVPFIPYLTAREEAPYLRATSVQKCIRTGDIEEVGKTARHGTFFQMCGNFSFGDYFKEDAIKFAWELLTTGVDDGGYGLPPERLWVTVYEEDDEAKELWLKNTGVPAERIQRMGKADNYWSTGQPGPAGPCSEIYYDRGPAYGIEGGPLADETRYIEIWNLVFMQYQIDNVRSKVDFDITGELPKKNIDTGLGMERLAMILQGVENMYETDQVRPVIDKAAALSGKEYTSAETPEDPHHTDDVRMRVVADHIRSALMLIADGVTPSNEGRGYVLRRLIRRAVRSMRLLGVEKACLPELLPASRDAMKGVYPIVETDFDRISRIAYAEEKAFLRTIASGTARLEDAVKESRAAGQPLSGADAFALHDTYGFPIDLTLEMAEEAGLKVDEPEFRKLMLEQRQRAQADAKGKKGAHADLSAFQELLSAGETVFTGYTELAGESKVRGILAGGRKVSQASTGEEIELVLAETPFYAEAGGQAADTGLITGDGFVVEVLDVQRPIKGLSVHKAIVREGEIGADALVTAAVDRERRHAAEQAHTGTHIVHAALHQILGPEALQRGSFNKAGYLRFDFAWGEGLSAATRSEIEEVSNIAIRNNFQVETKVMGLAEAKALGAMALFGENYGNEVRVVEIDGAWSRELCGGTHVSNTSLIGSLALLGEQSVGSGNRRVEAFVGMDAFRHLAAERALVTELTEMLKVPSGLLTERIAGTLAKLKAAEKELERLRKEQLTAAAAALVGTAKDAAGVKVIAHDAGAVSGADDLRGLALDLRTRLGSEPAAIAVAGVSNDRPVILVATNEAARAAGVKAGALVRLAAGILGGGGGGKDDVAQGGGTDASKVGAALTAVVDAITKR is encoded by the coding sequence ATGAAGTCGCAGGAGATCACCAAGCGCTGGATCGACTTTTTCGTCAGCAAGGGCCACACGGCGGTTCCCTCCGCCTCCCTGGTCTCCAGCGACCCGTCCCTGCTGTTCACGGTGGCCGGCATGGTCCCGTTCATCCCCTACCTGACCGCGCGTGAGGAAGCACCGTACCTGCGGGCCACCAGCGTGCAGAAGTGCATCCGCACCGGCGACATCGAGGAAGTCGGCAAAACCGCCCGGCATGGCACCTTCTTCCAGATGTGCGGCAACTTCTCGTTCGGCGACTACTTCAAGGAAGACGCCATCAAGTTCGCCTGGGAACTGCTCACCACCGGCGTCGACGACGGCGGCTACGGCCTGCCGCCCGAGCGCCTCTGGGTCACCGTCTACGAAGAGGACGACGAGGCCAAGGAACTCTGGCTGAAGAACACCGGCGTGCCGGCCGAGCGGATCCAGCGGATGGGCAAGGCGGACAACTACTGGTCCACCGGCCAGCCGGGCCCCGCCGGACCCTGCTCGGAGATCTACTACGACCGCGGCCCCGCGTACGGCATCGAGGGCGGCCCGCTGGCCGACGAGACCCGGTACATCGAAATCTGGAACCTCGTGTTCATGCAGTACCAGATCGACAATGTCCGCTCCAAGGTGGACTTCGACATCACCGGTGAACTGCCGAAGAAGAACATCGATACCGGCCTCGGCATGGAACGCCTCGCCATGATCCTGCAGGGCGTCGAGAACATGTACGAGACCGACCAGGTCCGCCCGGTGATCGACAAGGCCGCCGCGCTCTCGGGCAAGGAATACACCTCCGCCGAGACGCCCGAGGACCCGCACCACACCGACGACGTACGGATGCGCGTTGTGGCCGACCACATCCGCTCGGCCCTGATGCTGATCGCCGACGGCGTCACTCCCTCCAACGAGGGCCGCGGCTACGTGCTGCGCCGTCTGATCCGCCGCGCCGTGCGCTCCATGCGCCTGCTGGGAGTCGAAAAAGCCTGCCTGCCCGAGCTGCTGCCCGCCTCCCGGGACGCCATGAAGGGTGTCTACCCCATCGTGGAGACCGACTTCGACCGGATCAGCCGGATCGCCTACGCCGAAGAAAAGGCGTTCCTGCGCACCATCGCCTCCGGCACCGCCCGGCTCGAAGACGCCGTGAAGGAATCCCGCGCGGCCGGCCAGCCGCTCTCCGGCGCCGACGCCTTTGCGCTGCACGACACCTACGGTTTCCCGATCGACCTGACCCTCGAAATGGCCGAGGAAGCCGGGCTCAAGGTTGATGAGCCCGAGTTCCGCAAGCTGATGCTCGAACAGCGCCAGCGCGCCCAGGCCGACGCCAAGGGCAAGAAGGGCGCCCACGCGGACCTCAGCGCCTTCCAGGAGCTGCTCTCCGCCGGAGAGACGGTCTTCACCGGCTACACCGAGCTCGCCGGCGAGTCCAAGGTCCGCGGCATCCTGGCCGGCGGCCGGAAGGTCTCCCAGGCGTCCACCGGCGAGGAAATCGAACTCGTCCTCGCCGAGACCCCCTTCTACGCCGAGGCCGGCGGGCAGGCCGCCGACACCGGCCTGATCACCGGCGACGGCTTCGTCGTCGAGGTCCTGGACGTGCAGCGGCCCATCAAGGGCCTGAGCGTGCACAAGGCCATTGTCCGCGAAGGCGAAATCGGCGCCGACGCGCTGGTTACGGCCGCCGTGGACCGGGAACGCCGGCACGCCGCCGAACAGGCCCACACCGGCACGCACATTGTGCACGCGGCCCTGCACCAGATCCTCGGCCCGGAGGCCCTGCAGCGCGGCTCCTTCAACAAGGCCGGCTACCTGCGCTTCGACTTCGCCTGGGGTGAGGGCCTCAGCGCCGCCACCCGCTCCGAAATCGAGGAAGTCTCCAACATCGCCATCCGCAATAACTTCCAGGTGGAAACCAAGGTGATGGGCCTCGCCGAGGCCAAGGCCCTGGGCGCCATGGCCCTGTTTGGTGAGAATTACGGAAACGAGGTCCGGGTCGTGGAGATCGACGGCGCCTGGTCCCGCGAACTCTGCGGCGGCACCCACGTGTCCAACACCTCCCTGATCGGCAGCCTGGCGCTGCTCGGCGAACAGTCGGTCGGGTCAGGAAACCGCCGCGTGGAGGCGTTCGTTGGCATGGACGCGTTCCGCCACCTGGCCGCCGAGCGTGCCCTCGTGACCGAACTCACCGAAATGCTGAAGGTTCCCTCCGGCCTGCTCACTGAGCGCATCGCCGGCACCCTGGCGAAGCTCAAGGCTGCCGAGAAGGAACTGGAGCGGCTGCGCAAGGAGCAGCTCACCGCCGCCGCCGCCGCGCTGGTGGGCACCGCCAAGGACGCCGCCGGCGTCAAGGTCATTGCCCACGACGCCGGCGCCGTCAGCGGCGCCGACGACCTCCGCGGCCTGGCCCTGGACCTGCGGACCCGCCTCGGCTCCGAACCGGCCGCCATCGCGGTCGCCGGTGTCAGCAACGACCGCCCGGTCATCCTGGTCGCCACCAACGAGGCCGCCCGGGCCGCCGGGGTCAAAGCCGGTGCGCTGGTACGCCTCGCGGCCGGCATCCTTGGCGGTGGCGGCGGCGGCAAGGACGACGTTGCCCAGGGCGGCGGCACGGACGCGTCCAAGGTCGGCGCGGCACTCACCGCCGTCGTGGACGCCATCACCAAGCGCTAG